Proteins encoded within one genomic window of Microbacterium sp. zg-B185:
- a CDS encoding DUF4031 domain-containing protein, with product MAILIDDARWPAHGRFWAHLVSDSSLDELHEFAAANGIPGRGFDRDHYDVPDEAHARLVAAGARHVDGRVLVKALIASGLRVTARERRER from the coding sequence ATGGCGATCCTCATCGACGACGCGCGCTGGCCGGCGCACGGTCGATTCTGGGCGCACCTGGTGAGCGATTCCAGCCTCGACGAACTGCACGAGTTCGCGGCGGCGAACGGCATCCCCGGGCGCGGCTTCGATCGCGATCATTACGACGTGCCGGATGAGGCGCACGCCCGCCTGGTCGCTGCGGGCGCACGCCATGTCGACGGGCGCGTCCTGGTCAAAGCGCTCATCGCATCCGGTCTTCGCGTCACGGCGAGGGAACGCCGCGAACGCTGA
- the rplU gene encoding 50S ribosomal protein L21 — protein MVYAVVRAGGRQEKVEVGTIVVLDRQSAKVGDEIKLPAVLFVDGDTVTTDADKLAKVTVTAEVVGEERGPKIVIQKFKNKTGYKKRQGHRQDLTRVKVTGIK, from the coding sequence GTGGTCTACGCAGTTGTGCGCGCCGGTGGCCGGCAGGAGAAGGTCGAGGTCGGCACGATCGTCGTCCTCGATCGTCAGTCCGCGAAGGTCGGCGACGAGATCAAGTTGCCCGCCGTGCTGTTCGTCGACGGGGACACCGTCACGACCGACGCTGACAAGCTTGCCAAGGTGACCGTCACGGCCGAGGTCGTCGGCGAGGAGCGCGGCCCCAAGATCGTGATCCAGAAGTTCAAGAACAAGACCGGGTACAAGAAGCGCCAGGGGCACCGACAGGACCTCACGCGCGTCAAGGTCACCGGCATCAAGTAA
- the rpmA gene encoding 50S ribosomal protein L27 has product MAHKKGASSTRNGRDSNAQRLGVKRFGGQKVLAGEIIVRQRGTHFHPGVNVGRGGDDTLFALEAGAVEFGAKGGRKVVNIVVPAE; this is encoded by the coding sequence ATGGCACACAAAAAGGGCGCAAGCTCCACTCGCAACGGTCGTGACTCCAACGCACAGCGCCTCGGCGTGAAGCGCTTCGGCGGCCAGAAGGTTCTCGCCGGCGAGATCATCGTCCGCCAGCGCGGAACCCACTTCCACCCCGGCGTCAACGTCGGACGCGGTGGAGACGACACGCTGTTCGCCCTCGAGGCCGGCGCGGTCGAGTTCGGCGCCAAGGGCGGCCGCAAGGTCGTCAACATCGTGGTCCCGGCGGAGTAG
- the obgE gene encoding GTPase ObgE translates to MVTFVDRVTLHLSAGKGGNGCVSVKREKFKPMAGPDGGNGGHGGDIVLVADPQVTTLLSYHHSPHRSAGNGGFGMGDHRSGAVGETLELPVPVGTVVKDVSGETLVDMIEPGMRFVVAPGGIGGLGNASLANHKRKAPGFALLGTPGWEGDVLLELKTVADVALVGYPSAGKSSLIAAISAARPKIADYPFTTLHPNLGVVQAGDVRYTVADVPGLIEGASEGKGLGLEFLRHVERCTALVHVLDCATLEPGRDPLTDLDVILAELAAYPVPEGQLPLLERPQIVALNKVDVPEAKDLADLVRPELEARGYRVFEISTVSHEGLRQLTYALGDIVAAHRVEEAAKPVVERVVVRPHGSEREFTIRVEGGTYGDIYRVLGAKPLRWVQQTDFQNEEAVGYLADRLEKLGVEDQLFKSGAQPGSTVVIGEDDGVVFDWQPSLGSMAELATAPRGTDPRLDLNPRRTTSERRERYYERMDAKSEARAELETERIAAKTNPVGRDDEEQA, encoded by the coding sequence ATGGTCACATTCGTTGACCGAGTGACGCTGCACCTGTCCGCCGGCAAGGGCGGAAACGGGTGCGTGTCGGTGAAGCGCGAGAAGTTCAAGCCGATGGCCGGCCCCGATGGCGGCAACGGCGGTCACGGCGGCGACATCGTGCTGGTCGCAGACCCTCAGGTCACCACCCTGCTGTCGTATCACCACTCGCCGCACCGATCGGCCGGCAACGGCGGATTCGGAATGGGCGATCATCGCTCCGGCGCTGTCGGGGAGACTCTGGAGCTGCCCGTGCCCGTGGGCACCGTGGTCAAGGACGTCTCCGGCGAGACCCTGGTCGACATGATCGAACCCGGTATGCGGTTCGTGGTGGCGCCCGGCGGCATCGGCGGCCTCGGCAACGCGTCCCTGGCCAACCACAAGCGCAAGGCCCCCGGATTCGCCCTGCTCGGTACGCCCGGATGGGAAGGCGACGTCCTTCTCGAGCTGAAGACGGTCGCCGACGTGGCGCTGGTCGGGTACCCGTCCGCGGGCAAGTCGAGCCTCATCGCCGCGATCTCGGCCGCACGGCCCAAGATCGCCGACTACCCCTTCACCACGCTGCACCCCAACCTGGGCGTCGTCCAAGCAGGGGACGTGCGCTACACCGTCGCCGATGTCCCCGGCCTCATCGAGGGTGCCAGTGAGGGCAAGGGCCTGGGCCTGGAGTTCCTCCGCCACGTGGAGCGCTGCACTGCGCTCGTGCACGTTCTGGATTGCGCCACGCTGGAGCCGGGGCGCGATCCGCTGACCGACCTCGACGTGATCCTGGCCGAGCTGGCGGCGTACCCCGTACCGGAGGGGCAACTGCCCCTGCTGGAACGACCGCAGATCGTCGCCCTGAACAAGGTGGACGTTCCCGAAGCCAAAGACCTCGCCGACCTGGTCCGTCCCGAGCTGGAGGCTCGCGGCTACCGCGTCTTCGAGATCTCCACGGTCAGCCACGAGGGCTTGCGTCAGCTCACCTACGCGCTGGGCGACATCGTCGCCGCGCATCGGGTGGAAGAGGCGGCCAAGCCCGTGGTCGAACGGGTCGTCGTCCGCCCGCACGGTTCGGAGCGCGAGTTCACCATCCGGGTCGAGGGTGGCACGTACGGGGACATCTACCGCGTCCTGGGCGCCAAGCCGCTGCGCTGGGTGCAGCAGACGGACTTCCAGAACGAAGAAGCCGTCGGCTACCTGGCAGATCGTCTGGAGAAGCTGGGCGTGGAGGATCAGCTCTTCAAGTCGGGTGCGCAGCCCGGATCGACGGTCGTCATCGGCGAGGACGACGGTGTCGTCTTCGACTGGCAGCCCTCGCTGGGATCCATGGCGGAGCTGGCCACGGCGCCGCGCGGCACGGACCCGCGTCTCGACCTGAATCCGCGGCGCACGACATCCGAGCGGCGCGAGCGCTACTACGAGCGCATGGACGCGAAGTCGGAGGCGCGCGCTGAGCTGGAGACCGAGCGCATCGCCGCGAAAACCAACCCGGTCGGGCGGGACGACGAGGAGCAGGCGTGA
- the proB gene encoding glutamate 5-kinase, producing MTAATRAELRTARRIVVKVGSSSISGENSGKIPPIVDALAEAHGRGTEVVLVSSGAIATGMPYLRLGERPSDLATQQAAAAVGQNVLIYRYQEALRPFRIVAGQVLLTAGDLENPTPRSNARRAMERLLGLRILPIVNENDTVATHEIRFGDNDRLAALVAQLIGADALVLLSDIECLYTRPPDQPGALPISYVAHDDDLHGYEFGSVVVNSVGTGGAATKVSAARLAAASGIGVLVTSADLVDRALRGDEIGTWFAPHPEPVVGSLTGPIRRPAAHALDTLG from the coding sequence GTGACGGCCGCCACACGGGCGGAGCTTCGCACCGCGCGCCGCATCGTCGTGAAGGTCGGCTCCTCGTCGATCAGCGGGGAGAACTCCGGAAAGATCCCTCCGATCGTCGACGCGCTGGCCGAGGCGCACGGGCGCGGAACGGAGGTCGTGCTGGTCTCCTCGGGAGCGATCGCGACCGGCATGCCGTACCTCCGCCTCGGGGAGCGTCCCAGCGACCTCGCGACCCAGCAGGCCGCGGCTGCCGTGGGTCAGAACGTCTTGATCTACCGCTATCAGGAGGCGCTGCGTCCGTTCCGGATCGTCGCCGGTCAGGTGCTCCTGACCGCCGGTGACCTGGAGAACCCGACGCCGCGCTCGAACGCGCGTCGTGCGATGGAGCGGCTGCTGGGTCTGCGGATCCTGCCGATCGTGAACGAGAACGACACGGTCGCGACGCATGAGATCCGCTTCGGCGACAACGACCGGCTTGCCGCCCTCGTCGCTCAGCTGATCGGCGCCGATGCGCTGGTGCTGCTGAGCGACATCGAATGCCTGTACACGCGCCCGCCTGACCAGCCCGGTGCGCTGCCCATCTCCTACGTCGCGCACGATGACGACCTGCACGGATACGAGTTCGGATCCGTGGTCGTCAACAGCGTCGGCACCGGGGGAGCGGCGACGAAGGTCTCCGCGGCGAGGCTGGCGGCGGCATCCGGAATCGGCGTGCTCGTCACGAGCGCCGATCTGGTGGATCGCGCCCTGCGCGGCGATGAGATCGGCACCTGGTTCGCGCCGCACCCTGAACCGGTCGTGGGTTCGCTGACCGGGCCCATCCGCCGGCCCGCCGCGCACGCCCTCGATACACTGGGCTGA
- a CDS encoding glutamate-5-semialdehyde dehydrogenase: MTTTATTARDRMLLAKSAARSIGLLGDAEKRDALLAVAEAIDSAAADIVAANGEDLERARASGLSTALQDRLRLDEPRVAALAAAVRDIAALPDPVGRVLEERTLANGVALTKVSVPFGVVGSIYEARPNVTVDIAALSLRSGNAVVLRGGSAAEQTNAALVSAMRDALAARGIDPEAIQTIDEFGRDGARELMHARGIVDVLVPRGSAQLIETVVTESTVPVIETGAGVVHILLDESAPLEWAREIVVNAKVQRPSVCNSVETVLVHRDAARRLVPAVVSALTERGVTVHGDSEVVGLCADVVPATDEDWATEYLSLDVSMRVVGDLDEALAHIRRYSTHHTESIITQDAANMERFLAEVDSAVVMANTSTRFTDGGEFGFGAEVGISTQKLHARGPMGLNELTSTKWLARGSGQVRP, translated from the coding sequence ATGACCACCACCGCGACGACCGCGCGCGACCGGATGCTCCTGGCCAAGTCCGCGGCCCGATCCATCGGCCTGCTCGGCGACGCGGAGAAGCGCGATGCGCTCCTGGCCGTGGCCGAGGCCATCGATTCCGCGGCTGCGGACATCGTCGCCGCCAACGGTGAGGACCTGGAGCGCGCACGCGCGAGCGGACTCTCGACCGCGCTGCAGGATCGTCTGCGTCTGGACGAGCCGCGCGTGGCCGCTCTGGCCGCGGCGGTCCGCGACATCGCCGCCCTGCCGGACCCGGTCGGGCGGGTGCTGGAGGAGCGGACGCTCGCCAACGGCGTCGCGCTGACCAAGGTGAGCGTGCCGTTCGGTGTGGTCGGCTCGATCTACGAGGCGCGCCCGAACGTCACGGTCGACATCGCCGCGCTGTCGCTGCGCTCCGGCAATGCCGTGGTGCTGCGGGGCGGCTCGGCAGCGGAGCAGACCAACGCGGCGCTGGTGAGCGCCATGCGCGACGCCCTCGCCGCCCGGGGAATCGATCCCGAGGCGATCCAGACCATCGACGAGTTCGGCCGCGACGGCGCCCGCGAGCTGATGCACGCGCGCGGCATCGTCGACGTGCTCGTGCCGCGGGGCAGCGCGCAGCTGATCGAGACCGTGGTCACCGAATCGACGGTGCCCGTCATTGAGACCGGTGCGGGTGTGGTCCACATCCTGCTGGACGAATCGGCCCCGCTGGAGTGGGCGCGCGAGATCGTCGTGAACGCGAAGGTGCAGCGTCCCAGCGTCTGCAACTCCGTCGAGACCGTCCTGGTGCACCGTGACGCCGCCCGCCGGCTGGTGCCCGCGGTGGTCTCCGCATTGACCGAGCGCGGTGTCACCGTGCACGGCGACTCCGAGGTGGTCGGGCTCTGCGCCGACGTCGTTCCCGCCACCGATGAGGACTGGGCCACCGAGTACCTCAGCCTGGATGTCTCCATGCGCGTCGTCGGCGATCTGGACGAGGCGCTCGCGCACATCCGTCGCTACTCCACCCACCACACCGAGTCGATCATCACGCAGGATGCCGCGAACATGGAGCGCTTCCTCGCCGAAGTCGACTCGGCCGTCGTGATGGCGAACACGTCCACGAGGTTCACCGACGGCGGTGAGTTCGGCTTCGGTGCGGAGGTGGGCATTTCGACGCAGAAGCTGCACGCGCGCGGTCCGATGGGTCTGAACGAATTGACCAGCACCAAGTGGCTGGCGCGGGGCTCCGGGCAAGTCCGCCCGTGA
- the nadD gene encoding nicotinate-nucleotide adenylyltransferase encodes MSVTRAPRIGVMGGTFDPIHNGHLVAASEVAQSFGLDEVVFVPTGQPWQKHDVSPSEHRYLMTVIATASNPQFTVSRVDIDRAGPTFTIDTLRDLKTQRPDADLFFITGADALAQILSWRDHDELWDLAHFVAVSRPGHVLSTAGLPTEDVSQLEIPALAISSTDCRERVEHGNPVWYLVPDGVVQYIAKHHLYRSKE; translated from the coding sequence ATGTCGGTGACGCGCGCCCCGAGGATCGGGGTCATGGGCGGGACGTTCGACCCCATCCACAACGGTCACCTCGTGGCGGCCAGCGAAGTCGCCCAGTCCTTCGGCCTGGACGAAGTCGTGTTCGTGCCCACCGGTCAGCCGTGGCAGAAGCACGACGTGTCTCCCAGCGAGCACCGTTATCTGATGACCGTGATCGCCACGGCATCCAACCCGCAGTTCACCGTCAGCCGCGTGGACATCGACCGGGCCGGACCCACCTTCACGATCGACACTCTGCGCGACCTGAAGACGCAGCGGCCCGACGCGGACCTGTTCTTCATCACTGGAGCAGACGCCTTGGCGCAAATTCTCAGTTGGAGGGACCATGATGAGTTGTGGGACCTCGCCCACTTCGTCGCCGTCTCCCGACCCGGGCACGTATTGAGCACTGCGGGTCTGCCGACAGAAGACGTAAGCCAACTCGAGATCCCCGCCCTGGCCATCTCATCGACGGACTGCCGCGAGCGCGTTGAGCACGGTAATCCCGTCTGGTACCTCGTTCCCGACGGGGTCGTCCAATACATTGCGAAGCATCACCTCTACCGGAGCAAGGAATGA
- the rsfS gene encoding ribosome silencing factor: MTATPQARDMLRVAAHAADAKGGEDLVALDVSGPLPLVDIFLLVTGRSERNVAAIADEIEDKLLEAGHKRLRREGRQESRWILLDFGDLVVHVFHEEERLYYGLERLWKDCPVVPIELAARSAVE; this comes from the coding sequence ATGACCGCCACCCCGCAAGCCCGCGACATGCTCCGCGTCGCTGCGCACGCTGCCGATGCCAAGGGCGGTGAGGATCTCGTCGCTCTCGACGTGTCCGGTCCGCTGCCTCTGGTCGACATCTTCCTGCTCGTCACGGGCCGCAGCGAGCGCAACGTGGCAGCGATCGCCGACGAGATCGAGGACAAGCTCCTCGAGGCCGGACACAAGCGGCTCCGTCGCGAAGGCCGCCAGGAATCGCGGTGGATCCTGCTGGACTTCGGGGATCTGGTCGTACATGTCTTCCACGAGGAGGAGCGCCTGTATTACGGGCTCGAGCGTCTGTGGAAAGACTGCCCGGTCGTGCCGATCGAACTGGCCGCCCGGTCAGCGGTCGAGTAG
- a CDS encoding VOC family protein, giving the protein MPSSTPRRTAWSLGATAWSLGATVVRLVEQSWGPWPELYYQLQDPEGNEFCLREGLLDR; this is encoded by the coding sequence GTGCCCAGCTCGACGCCGAGAAGGACCGCCTGGTCGCTGGGCGCGACCGCCTGGTCGCTGGGCGCGACCGTCGTACGGCTCGTCGAGCAGAGCTGGGGACCGTGGCCGGAGCTGTACTACCAGCTGCAGGACCCCGAGGGGAACGAGTTCTGCCTGCGTGAGGGGCTACTCGACCGCTGA
- a CDS encoding IS481 family transposase gives MSKHRVVVLKVIAGQLSVTQAAEEHGISRRHLQRLLARYRVGGLEMVEPRSRRPKTNSAATSGEVRDRIITLRQELTSRGLDAGPVTIAWHLEREGHPPPSTSTIRRILHAGGLVIPEPRKRPKSSYIRFEAAQPNETWQSDFTHWRLADGTDVEILNWLDDHSRYLLSCTAHLPVTGDDVVTTFLAATDDHGVPASTLTDNGRVYTARFGGGRNAFEYLLPLLGTRQKNGSPGHPQTQGKIERFHQTLKRWLAAHPAPAALDDLQRQLDLFRTHYNEHRPHRSNDRATPGDTYRAIPKALPTSPREGHYRLRYDHVDHNGKMSLRRAGRMHHLGIGADHRGKRILALIDETTVTVIHLDTGEILSTHHINPARSYWRDQQQEPGRWPGSHL, from the coding sequence GTGTCGAAGCATCGGGTCGTGGTCTTGAAGGTCATCGCTGGGCAGTTGTCCGTCACGCAGGCGGCGGAGGAGCACGGGATCTCCCGCCGACATCTGCAGCGGCTCCTTGCCCGGTATCGGGTGGGCGGATTGGAAATGGTCGAGCCGCGCTCGAGGAGACCGAAGACGAACTCGGCGGCCACGTCGGGTGAAGTTCGAGACCGGATCATTACTCTCCGGCAGGAGCTGACTTCCCGGGGGCTGGACGCCGGACCGGTGACGATCGCGTGGCACCTCGAACGTGAGGGACACCCCCCACCATCGACGTCCACGATCAGACGGATACTGCACGCCGGCGGGCTGGTGATCCCGGAGCCGCGGAAACGACCGAAATCCTCCTACATCCGGTTCGAGGCCGCGCAGCCGAACGAGACCTGGCAGTCCGATTTCACCCACTGGCGCCTCGCCGACGGCACAGACGTGGAGATCCTGAACTGGCTCGATGACCACTCCCGATACCTGCTCTCCTGCACCGCCCACCTGCCGGTCACCGGCGACGACGTCGTCACCACGTTCCTGGCAGCGACCGACGACCACGGGGTGCCGGCCTCGACCCTCACAGACAACGGCCGCGTCTACACCGCCCGCTTCGGCGGCGGCCGGAACGCGTTCGAATACCTCCTCCCGCTGTTGGGCACCCGTCAGAAGAACGGCTCACCCGGCCACCCGCAAACCCAAGGCAAGATCGAACGCTTCCATCAGACCCTGAAACGCTGGCTCGCCGCGCACCCCGCCCCGGCCGCCCTTGACGATCTGCAACGACAGCTCGACCTGTTCCGAACTCACTACAACGAGCACCGCCCGCACCGCAGCAACGACCGGGCCACCCCGGGCGACACCTACCGGGCGATACCGAAAGCCCTCCCCACCTCACCGCGCGAGGGGCACTATCGCCTCCGCTACGACCACGTCGACCACAACGGAAAGATGAGCCTGCGCCGAGCCGGCCGCATGCACCACCTCGGCATCGGCGCCGACCACCGCGGCAAACGCATCCTCGCGCTCATCGACGAGACCACCGTCACCGTCATCCACCTCGACACCGGCGAGATCCTCAGCACCCACCACATCAACCCCGCCCGCAGCTACTGGCGCGACCAACAACAAGAGCCCGGCCGATGGCCGGGCTCTCATTTGTGA
- a CDS encoding SDR family oxidoreductase: MRITVIGGTGLIGSRLVDVLERGGHQVIAASRATGVNSFTGEGLADAHEGTQTVIDVSNSSYTDEAAALEFFEASTLNLLTYGAAAGVAHHVALSVVGTDRLARSHGGYFIAKAVQERLVIDSRRAYSLVHATQFFEFIRDITETALRGGGGSLADVLVQPMAADDVASAVADIAVGEPVGGIVEFAGPEVFSLADVARRDLRFRHDERELLADPLGTYFGARVGRWDLLPDRGATISATSLHQWQTGVPVPH, encoded by the coding sequence ATGAGAATCACCGTCATCGGAGGCACCGGTCTGATCGGAAGCCGATTGGTCGACGTGCTCGAACGCGGCGGGCACCAGGTCATCGCGGCGTCCCGAGCGACCGGCGTGAACTCCTTCACCGGCGAAGGCCTCGCAGACGCGCACGAGGGGACGCAGACCGTGATCGACGTCTCGAACTCTTCATACACCGACGAGGCGGCCGCACTTGAGTTCTTCGAGGCATCCACCCTCAACCTGCTCACCTATGGTGCCGCCGCCGGCGTCGCACACCACGTCGCGCTCTCCGTGGTCGGAACCGATCGACTCGCCCGGTCGCACGGCGGATACTTCATCGCCAAGGCCGTGCAGGAGCGCCTGGTCATCGATTCGAGGCGCGCGTACTCCCTCGTGCACGCCACCCAGTTCTTCGAGTTCATCCGGGACATCACAGAAACAGCGCTGCGTGGCGGCGGCGGGTCTCTCGCCGATGTGCTCGTCCAGCCGATGGCCGCGGACGATGTCGCCTCGGCTGTGGCCGACATCGCCGTCGGCGAGCCCGTGGGCGGCATCGTGGAGTTCGCCGGGCCGGAGGTGTTCAGCCTCGCCGATGTGGCCAGGCGTGACCTGCGGTTCCGGCACGATGAGCGTGAACTGCTCGCAGATCCGCTCGGAACCTACTTCGGTGCGCGGGTAGGCCGGTGGGACCTGCTCCCCGACAGGGGCGCGACAATAAGTGCCACGTCACTGCACCAGTGGCAGACCGGTGTCCCGGTGCCACACTGA
- a CDS encoding RNA polymerase sigma-70 factor produces MATEAFQRCRGRLFGIAYRMLGSVADAEDILQDVWIRWQSTRRDEVLEPAAFLSTITTRLAINSLQSAHTRRETYIGPWLPEPVNTADDPSLGAERGEALQYAMLILLEKLTPTERAAYVLREAFDYPYDRIAEIVQTAPATARQLVSRARKHLASERRTAVATGEQRRLLEAFLSAAQRGNAVALEELFVADVVSYTDGNGVKLAARIPVVGQSRVAKFVAAFSSHFWTGKTIDWVEVNGQPAVTLSEDGVVTTALTLTVSDRGIHQLLWIMSPDKLQHVTTVGA; encoded by the coding sequence GTGGCGACGGAAGCGTTCCAGCGCTGCAGAGGCCGACTCTTCGGCATCGCCTATCGCATGCTCGGCAGCGTCGCCGATGCCGAAGACATCCTTCAGGACGTGTGGATCCGCTGGCAATCGACCCGCCGTGACGAGGTGCTCGAGCCGGCGGCGTTCCTGTCCACGATCACCACCCGGCTGGCGATCAATTCACTCCAGTCCGCGCATACGCGACGGGAGACCTACATCGGTCCGTGGTTGCCGGAGCCGGTCAACACGGCCGACGATCCGTCGTTGGGCGCCGAGCGGGGCGAAGCGCTGCAGTACGCGATGCTGATCCTGCTCGAGAAGCTGACTCCCACGGAGCGTGCCGCCTATGTGCTCCGTGAAGCATTCGACTATCCCTACGACCGGATCGCCGAGATCGTGCAGACCGCACCCGCCACCGCACGGCAGCTCGTGAGCCGGGCGCGCAAGCACCTGGCCTCGGAGCGGCGAACAGCGGTGGCCACGGGTGAACAGCGCCGCCTGCTGGAGGCGTTCCTCTCCGCCGCGCAGCGGGGGAACGCCGTGGCGCTGGAAGAGCTGTTCGTCGCGGATGTGGTCAGCTACACCGACGGCAACGGGGTCAAACTGGCCGCGCGCATTCCCGTCGTCGGGCAGTCGCGGGTGGCCAAGTTCGTCGCCGCGTTCTCCAGTCATTTCTGGACCGGGAAGACCATCGACTGGGTGGAGGTGAATGGTCAGCCCGCCGTGACCCTGTCCGAGGACGGCGTCGTCACCACGGCGCTGACGCTGACCGTATCCGACCGAGGGATCCATCAGCTGCTCTGGATCATGAGCCCCGACAAGCTTCAGCACGTCACGACGGTGGGCGCATGA
- a CDS encoding PPOX class F420-dependent oxidoreductase, with product MIPALHDIAAREYVLLTTFRRTGVPVATPVWIVRDGEDALITTAATSGKVKRLAHTARVVLTPCDMRGRLLDGAEAVEATAVVRHDEDTRARIDRALMRKYGAKYKAIRAGQKLMRSKSVSVTLVLN from the coding sequence ATGATCCCTGCGCTCCACGACATCGCCGCCCGCGAGTACGTTCTGCTGACGACGTTCCGTCGAACCGGCGTCCCGGTGGCAACTCCGGTCTGGATCGTCCGGGACGGGGAGGATGCCCTGATCACCACCGCCGCCACGTCGGGCAAGGTCAAGCGCCTGGCTCATACCGCCCGCGTGGTGCTGACCCCCTGCGACATGCGAGGACGACTCCTGGACGGCGCTGAAGCAGTGGAAGCCACGGCGGTCGTGCGCCACGACGAAGACACTCGCGCGCGGATCGACCGCGCGCTGATGCGCAAGTACGGCGCGAAGTACAAGGCGATCCGGGCCGGGCAGAAGCTGATGCGTTCCAAGAGCGTCTCGGTGACGCTCGTGCTCAACTGA